A portion of the Vreelandella subglaciescola genome contains these proteins:
- the flhA gene encoding flagellar biosynthesis protein FlhA: MRSLTQLLNQRDWMGDVQMKLLAGPLLILMILGMMILPLPPFVLDLLFTFNIALAILVLLVSMFAAKPLDFAAFPAVLLFTTLLRLSLNVASTRVVLMKGHEGGDAAGKVIEAFGTFLVGGNFAVGLVVFLILVVINFMVITKGAGRIAEVGARFMLDAMPGKQMAIDADLNAGLIGEEDAKKRREEVAQEADFYGSMDGASKFVRGDAMAGLVIMVVNVIGGLLIGMLQHGMSFADAGETYTLLTIGDGLVAQIPALVISTAAGVTVSRVNTDQDVGQQMISQLFNPQVMILAAVVMGLLGIIPGMPNLVFLIFTLLLAGLAWFLIKNKDQQLVEQDMAAAEPPPAQETPEASWDDVQLVDTLGLEVGHRLIPLVDSRQQGELLGRIKSVRKKFAQDVGFLPPVVHIRDNLELDPNIYVLTLKGAEIGRAEAQPGKWLAIDPGQVSGELQGTPTQDPAFGLPAVWIDSGQREHAQVYGYTVVDASTVIATHLNHLLHRHSPEMLGRQEVQKLLDKLGDEQKSLVEEVVPKAISITVLQRILQHLLDEDVSIRDMRTILDTLAEYAPQQQDAAELTSLVRVALGRAITQQWFAGQEALSVMGLDTQLEQILLQAMNGNGAMEPGLADTLMSQTEQALARHESAGEPPVLVVQHSLRAVLARFLRRRLRHLVVMSQAEIPDDRTLRVATVVGGQQ, encoded by the coding sequence ATGAGAAGCTTGACCCAGCTGTTGAATCAGCGCGACTGGATGGGCGATGTGCAGATGAAGCTGCTCGCCGGGCCGCTGCTGATCCTGATGATCCTGGGCATGATGATTCTGCCCCTGCCGCCTTTCGTGCTCGACCTGCTGTTTACCTTCAATATTGCGCTGGCCATTCTCGTGCTGCTGGTCAGCATGTTTGCTGCCAAGCCGCTGGATTTCGCGGCTTTCCCGGCTGTCTTGCTGTTTACCACGCTGCTGCGGCTGTCGCTCAACGTGGCCTCGACCCGCGTGGTGCTGATGAAGGGCCACGAAGGCGGCGACGCCGCAGGCAAGGTGATCGAAGCGTTTGGTACCTTTCTGGTCGGCGGCAACTTTGCCGTAGGGCTGGTGGTGTTTTTGATTCTTGTGGTGATCAACTTCATGGTCATCACCAAGGGTGCCGGACGTATCGCCGAGGTGGGCGCGCGTTTCATGCTCGACGCCATGCCCGGCAAGCAGATGGCCATCGACGCCGACCTGAACGCCGGGCTGATCGGCGAAGAAGACGCCAAAAAGCGCCGTGAGGAAGTCGCCCAGGAAGCGGATTTTTACGGCTCCATGGACGGTGCCAGCAAGTTTGTCCGCGGTGACGCCATGGCCGGCCTGGTGATCATGGTGGTCAACGTGATCGGCGGGCTGTTGATCGGCATGCTGCAGCACGGCATGAGCTTTGCCGACGCCGGTGAGACCTATACGCTGCTGACCATTGGTGACGGTCTGGTCGCGCAGATTCCGGCGCTGGTGATTTCTACCGCCGCGGGCGTCACCGTGTCCCGGGTCAACACCGATCAGGACGTTGGCCAGCAGATGATCAGCCAGCTGTTCAACCCGCAGGTGATGATTCTGGCCGCCGTGGTCATGGGGCTGCTGGGCATTATTCCCGGCATGCCCAATCTGGTGTTTCTCATCTTTACCCTGCTGCTGGCAGGGCTCGCCTGGTTTTTGATCAAGAACAAGGATCAGCAGCTGGTCGAACAGGACATGGCGGCCGCTGAACCGCCGCCGGCTCAGGAAACCCCGGAAGCCAGCTGGGACGATGTGCAGCTGGTGGATACGCTGGGGCTTGAAGTCGGACACCGCCTGATCCCGCTGGTCGATTCGCGCCAGCAGGGCGAACTGCTGGGGCGGATCAAGAGCGTGCGCAAGAAATTTGCCCAGGACGTCGGCTTTCTGCCGCCGGTGGTGCACATTCGCGATAACCTTGAGCTTGACCCGAATATCTACGTATTGACGCTGAAAGGCGCCGAGATCGGCCGCGCCGAAGCGCAGCCGGGCAAGTGGCTGGCGATTGACCCGGGGCAGGTGTCCGGCGAGCTGCAGGGTACGCCCACGCAAGATCCGGCCTTTGGCCTGCCCGCGGTGTGGATCGACAGCGGCCAGCGCGAGCATGCGCAGGTTTACGGCTACACCGTGGTGGATGCGAGCACCGTTATCGCCACCCACCTGAACCACCTGCTGCACCGCCACTCCCCGGAGATGCTGGGGCGTCAGGAAGTGCAGAAGCTGCTCGACAAGCTGGGCGACGAACAGAAGTCGCTGGTCGAGGAAGTGGTGCCCAAGGCGATTTCGATTACCGTCCTGCAGCGCATTTTGCAGCATCTGCTGGATGAAGACGTCTCCATCCGCGACATGCGCACCATTCTGGATACGCTGGCGGAATACGCGCCGCAGCAGCAGGACGCCGCCGAGCTGACCTCGCTGGTGCGGGTGGCGCTGGGGCGTGCGATTACCCAGCAGTGGTTTGCCGGTCAGGAAGCGCTCAGCGTGATGGGGCTGGATACCCAGCTCGAGCAGATTCTGCTGCAGGCGATGAACGGCAACGGCGCCATGGAACCGGGACTTGCCGATACGCTGATGAGCCAGACCGAGCAGGCACTCGCGCGTCACGAAAGTGCCGGCGAGCCGCCGGTGCTGGTCGTGCAGCATTCGCTGCGCGCGGTGCTGGCACGCTTCTTGCGCCGTCGCCTGCGCCATCTGGTGGTCATGTCTCAGGCAGAAATCCCCGATGATCGCACGCTACGCGTGGCCACGGTCGTGGGCGGCCAGCAATAA
- the flhF gene encoding flagellar biosynthesis protein FlhF, with the protein MSVRRFVGASSREVMRQVRDALGDDALIVANRRTEGGVEILAMADAAVAGLEPAAAAPEKTAPVADHSTTDHFSTEHSTKDYARLHRQARAAQEEKSPAPADPMAAMSERLLKEMQDMRELLASGVASAPEGWAARLRQLLFDIGFSGEIASELLATLPPDIAALPDDSDQPLAWLREQLINKLAVLNEENAFFDQTGIVALVGPTGVGKTTTTAKLAARFVMRHGTEPVALVTTDSFRIGAHEQLRIYARLLDIPMFALDAEQSIDELLAQLADKRWVIIDTVGMSQRDQRVIEQIAHLQGGRSQVRMALLLNAASQPETLEEVVLRYRQAARAAGAGLDDCIISKQDEAGRLAPVLDIIMRHGMRVLFGSHGQRVPEDMALASAPALIAQALDSAAPRVVGGDSAPPAAIRLPRWSQDVLGQGRRLSSLLERLRARVGGFDALERCWDLAALPKAVQEPRLEQLLDDYPPAGAALGMRWSARRNERGCDWAMPDVGLDPDGATLALPWLQHRQPAGWQARLEALTEHNGIAVHLLPALPDAPARDWLEEGRLTWVSQVSGAQRVHADDQRTTLRKLFMESTLTHQVGVRFRAQAMQLWNVYAEVTDDNGTAMLAWYGEVRDPESARTVVRRYWLTPRRLGVEALSLLLTQLQGEGLAPLTKRAFQQIKEDDGGDVSAEVRLLMASGAAAVVGHLDAGEDDEAAILRRELLALLGSRRRRRDTALLDALLYALMARDAIRQLGSVSREGVA; encoded by the coding sequence ATGAGCGTAAGACGTTTCGTTGGAGCCAGCAGCCGCGAGGTTATGCGCCAGGTGCGCGATGCGCTCGGCGATGACGCGCTGATTGTCGCTAATCGCCGCACGGAAGGCGGCGTGGAAATTCTGGCCATGGCCGATGCGGCCGTCGCCGGGCTGGAGCCGGCTGCTGCCGCGCCCGAAAAGACCGCACCTGTCGCCGACCATTCCACCACGGATCATTTCAGCACGGAACATTCGACCAAGGACTATGCCCGGCTTCACCGCCAGGCCCGCGCCGCTCAGGAGGAAAAGTCCCCCGCGCCGGCCGATCCGATGGCCGCCATGAGCGAGCGGCTGCTCAAGGAAATGCAGGACATGCGCGAGCTGCTGGCCAGTGGCGTGGCAAGCGCCCCCGAGGGCTGGGCCGCGCGCCTGCGTCAGCTGCTGTTTGATATCGGCTTCAGCGGGGAAATCGCCAGCGAGCTGCTGGCCACGCTGCCGCCGGACATCGCCGCGCTGCCTGACGACAGCGATCAGCCGCTGGCCTGGCTGCGCGAGCAGCTGATCAATAAGCTTGCCGTGCTGAACGAGGAAAACGCCTTTTTTGATCAGACCGGCATTGTCGCGCTGGTCGGCCCCACCGGCGTGGGCAAAACCACCACCACGGCCAAGCTTGCCGCGCGGTTTGTCATGCGCCACGGCACCGAGCCGGTAGCGTTGGTGACCACGGACAGCTTTCGTATCGGCGCCCACGAGCAGCTGCGCATTTACGCCCGCCTGCTGGATATCCCCATGTTCGCGCTGGACGCCGAACAGTCCATTGACGAACTGCTGGCGCAGCTGGCCGACAAGCGCTGGGTGATTATCGACACCGTCGGCATGAGCCAGCGGGATCAGCGCGTTATCGAACAGATCGCGCACCTGCAGGGCGGCCGCTCGCAGGTGCGCATGGCGCTGTTGCTCAACGCCGCCAGCCAGCCCGAGACGCTGGAGGAAGTGGTGCTGCGCTATCGTCAGGCCGCCCGCGCCGCAGGAGCCGGGCTTGACGACTGCATCATCAGCAAGCAGGACGAAGCCGGCCGGCTGGCGCCGGTGCTGGATATCATCATGCGTCACGGTATGCGCGTGCTGTTTGGCTCCCACGGCCAGCGGGTGCCCGAAGATATGGCCCTGGCCAGCGCTCCGGCGCTGATAGCCCAGGCGCTGGACAGCGCCGCGCCCCGTGTTGTCGGAGGCGATTCGGCGCCGCCCGCCGCGATTCGGCTGCCGCGCTGGTCGCAGGACGTACTCGGGCAGGGGCGGCGGCTGTCCTCGCTGCTCGAACGTTTGCGCGCCCGGGTGGGTGGCTTTGACGCGCTGGAACGCTGCTGGGATCTGGCGGCGTTGCCCAAAGCGGTGCAAGAGCCGCGCCTTGAACAGCTGCTTGATGACTATCCACCGGCCGGTGCGGCGCTGGGCATGCGCTGGTCGGCGCGGCGCAACGAGCGCGGCTGCGACTGGGCGATGCCCGACGTCGGCCTTGATCCGGACGGCGCCACGCTGGCGCTGCCCTGGTTGCAGCATCGCCAACCCGCCGGCTGGCAGGCGCGGCTGGAAGCGCTGACCGAACACAACGGCATTGCCGTGCATCTGCTGCCGGCGCTGCCCGATGCGCCAGCGCGAGACTGGCTGGAAGAAGGGCGGCTGACCTGGGTCAGCCAGGTCAGCGGCGCTCAGCGGGTCCACGCTGATGATCAGCGCACGACCCTGCGCAAGCTGTTCATGGAAAGCACGCTGACCCATCAGGTGGGCGTGCGGTTTCGCGCCCAGGCCATGCAGCTGTGGAATGTTTACGCTGAAGTGACCGACGACAACGGCACCGCCATGCTGGCGTGGTACGGCGAAGTGCGCGACCCGGAAAGCGCCCGCACCGTGGTGCGCCGCTACTGGCTGACGCCGCGCCGGCTGGGCGTCGAGGCGCTGTCGCTGCTGCTCACCCAGCTTCAGGGCGAAGGCCTTGCACCGCTGACCAAGCGCGCGTTCCAGCAGATCAAGGAGGACGACGGCGGCGATGTCAGCGCCGAAGTGCGCCTGCTGATGGCCAGCGGCGCGGCGGCGGTGGTCGGCCATCTGGACGCCGGCGAAGACGACGAAGCGGCAATCTTGCGCCGCGAGCTGCTGGCACTGCTTGGGTCCCGTCGGCGGCGGCGCGATACCGCGCTGCTGGATGCGTTGCTGTATGCGCTGATGGCGCGCGATGCCATTCGCCAGCTGGGTAGCGTCAGCCGGGAGGGCGTGGCGTGA
- a CDS encoding flagellar protein FlhE codes for MHLKLARALIGIWLLLAGLPAAFAATGSWVASVPGTMVAMSDRPGASQNAVPPSGNATGRAIERVQWRFSPPAGKAVEAWLCHPQGCLALAQQRGTTRAFAGYRADVPLHFRFRLPSGQRPFRVTGLQVIVNYQ; via the coding sequence ATGCACTTGAAGCTGGCACGAGCTTTAATCGGCATCTGGCTGCTGCTGGCAGGGTTGCCCGCAGCGTTTGCAGCCACTGGCAGCTGGGTCGCCTCGGTGCCGGGCACCATGGTGGCGATGAGCGATCGCCCGGGCGCGTCGCAAAACGCCGTACCGCCTTCGGGTAACGCCACCGGCCGCGCGATAGAGCGCGTGCAATGGCGCTTTTCGCCCCCCGCCGGCAAGGCCGTGGAGGCCTGGCTATGTCATCCGCAAGGCTGCCTGGCGCTGGCGCAGCAACGCGGCACGACCCGGGCGTTTGCCGGCTATCGTGCCGATGTGCCGCTGCACTTTCGCTTTCGCTTGCCGTCCGGGCAACGGCCTTTTCGCGTGACGGGGTTGCAGGTCATCGTTAACTATCAATGA
- a CDS encoding RNA polymerase sigma factor FliA produces MYTAQGRYKQQDQLGQYMPLVRRQALSLQVRLPASIELDDLIQAGTVGLLEALGRFDATQGASFATFASQRIRGAMMDELRTRDWLPRSVRRAARSMDDAVRRLEQRLGRAPDEAEIAAALDMPLADYQQLLHDTNSGYLLPYEELAVDTGEPAGGGGSIGLPFEELLSHQQRAGLTAAIEALPDREKLLMALYYQEELNLKEVGAVLGVTESRVSQLHSQAVSRLRAKLHDPA; encoded by the coding sequence ATGTATACAGCACAGGGCAGATACAAACAGCAGGATCAGCTGGGTCAATACATGCCGCTGGTCAGACGTCAGGCGCTGAGCCTGCAGGTCAGGCTACCGGCAAGCATCGAGCTTGATGATCTGATACAGGCCGGCACTGTCGGCCTGTTGGAGGCGCTGGGTCGCTTTGACGCCACCCAAGGAGCAAGCTTTGCCACGTTCGCCAGCCAGCGGATTCGCGGTGCGATGATGGATGAGTTGCGCACTCGCGACTGGCTGCCGCGCAGCGTGCGCCGGGCGGCACGCTCGATGGATGACGCGGTGCGTCGGCTCGAACAGCGGTTGGGCCGCGCGCCCGACGAGGCCGAGATTGCCGCCGCGTTGGATATGCCGCTGGCCGACTATCAACAGCTGCTGCACGACACCAACAGCGGCTATCTGCTGCCCTACGAAGAACTGGCGGTGGATACCGGCGAGCCGGCCGGCGGTGGTGGGAGCATCGGCCTGCCGTTTGAGGAGCTGCTCAGCCATCAGCAGCGCGCCGGGCTGACGGCCGCCATCGAAGCACTGCCCGACCGTGAAAAGCTGCTGATGGCGCTGTATTACCAGGAAGAGCTGAACCTCAAGGAAGTCGGGGCGGTACTCGGCGTGACCGAGTCCCGCGTCTCCCAGCTGCACAGTCAGGCGGTCAGCCGCCTGCGCGCCAAACTGCACGACCCGGCTTAG
- a CDS encoding motility protein A — translation MNPSTLIGIAASIVLLVSVLFFTAESPESFINLPGFAIVITGTLAATFISYPLREVLRVVRLVAVVFRRENTYVRDDIKELVDMSRLWFKGDVRAVEEQLQYTRNPFLRSGIQLVIANTKEQEIFDMLRWRIARLKAREHAEAQIFRTMATYAPAFGMIGTLVGLVNMLEVMDAGDLDVIGPRMAVALLTTFYGILLSNLIFKPIAVKLERRTEERLITMNMVLEGISLITKRRLPSFIEETLNSFVADYHDEIRDPGMKAQTQKE, via the coding sequence ATGAATCCTTCAACGCTGATTGGCATAGCTGCCAGCATTGTACTGCTGGTAAGTGTGCTGTTTTTCACCGCAGAATCCCCCGAAAGTTTTATTAACCTGCCGGGGTTTGCCATCGTCATCACCGGCACGCTGGCGGCAACGTTTATCAGCTACCCGCTGCGCGAAGTGCTGCGCGTGGTGCGCCTGGTGGCGGTGGTGTTCCGGCGCGAAAACACCTACGTGCGCGATGACATCAAAGAGCTGGTGGATATGTCGCGGCTGTGGTTCAAGGGTGACGTGCGCGCGGTGGAGGAGCAGCTGCAGTACACCCGCAACCCGTTTTTGCGCTCGGGCATCCAGCTGGTGATTGCCAACACCAAGGAACAGGAAATTTTCGACATGCTGCGCTGGCGCATCGCCCGGCTGAAAGCCCGGGAACACGCCGAAGCGCAGATTTTCCGCACCATGGCGACCTATGCGCCGGCGTTCGGCATGATCGGGACGCTAGTGGGGCTGGTCAACATGCTGGAAGTCATGGACGCCGGTGATCTGGACGTCATCGGCCCGCGCATGGCCGTGGCACTGCTGACCACTTTCTACGGCATTTTGCTGTCCAACCTGATTTTCAAACCCATCGCGGTCAAGCTTGAACGGCGCACCGAAGAGCGGCTGATCACCATGAACATGGTGCTCGAAGGGATTTCGCTGATCACCAAGCGCCGCCTGCCGTCGTTTATCGAAGAAACGCTGAACTCCTTTGTAGCCGACTATCACGACGAAATCCGCGACCCCGGAATGAAAGCCCAGACCCAGAAGGAATAG
- a CDS encoding OmpA/MotB family protein, which produces MLDRDTQRTLEASPVSGGDEESWLTSYLDVLTLLITLFVLLLALTPPGGGEDRDTQRRHTASAMPTLSLASLATGIKPRHSGLSPAFAGLSIPGVDVSEGREGVTLRIDDSLLFSSGRAQLTDQGRGVVASLGEVLGSFDGQISIEGHTDNVPIATVRFPSNWELSAARAIAVLRYLKTRGLAVTHMRAVGYADTQPMQNNATPDGRAANRRVELVLRKPSGPGSATASL; this is translated from the coding sequence ATGCTGGATCGTGATACACAGCGCACACTCGAAGCGTCGCCCGTCAGCGGCGGCGATGAGGAAAGCTGGCTGACCAGCTATCTGGACGTGCTGACGCTGTTGATCACGCTGTTCGTGCTGCTGCTGGCGCTGACCCCGCCCGGCGGCGGTGAAGACCGGGATACCCAGCGTCGGCACACCGCAAGCGCTATGCCGACGCTGTCGCTGGCTTCGCTGGCCACCGGCATCAAGCCGCGTCATAGCGGCCTGAGCCCGGCTTTTGCCGGCCTGAGCATCCCCGGCGTTGACGTTAGCGAGGGCCGTGAAGGCGTGACTTTGCGGATCGACGACAGCCTGCTGTTTTCCAGCGGGCGGGCGCAGCTTACCGATCAGGGGCGCGGAGTGGTGGCAAGCCTGGGCGAGGTGCTGGGGTCCTTCGATGGCCAGATCTCGATTGAGGGCCATACCGATAACGTGCCCATTGCCACGGTGCGCTTTCCCTCGAACTGGGAGCTTTCCGCCGCACGCGCCATTGCCGTGCTGCGCTATCTGAAAACCCGGGGGCTGGCGGTCACGCACATGCGCGCCGTGGGCTACGCCGATACCCAACCCATGCAGAATAACGCCACGCCGGACGGCCGCGCCGCCAACCGGCGCGTTGAGCTGGTGCTGCGCAAGCCCTCAGGGCCGGGAAGCGCGACGGCAAGCCTGTAG
- a CDS encoding LAGLIDADG family homing endonuclease produces MSTAAKAVTTSNDVPLQVPSREIWDAKYRLKDRHGVPVDADVNATFERVARTLSAVEGDAASHWLPKFRWALANGAVPAGRILSNAGAEAYKPAVSLINCTVSRTIRDSMRDILDSVVDAGMTLKSGAGIGYDFSTLRHKGAFVFGAGAGTNGPLAFMDIYDKMCFTVASAGGRRGAQMGTFDVGHPDVREFIQAKREAGRLRQFNLSLLITDEFMEAVKQGADWPLAFPLHPGEKDDVQAEDLIYRDWPVIEDGYSVDGEGRVACRIVEVVRARELWDTIMASTYDYAEPGFILIDQVNRMNNNWFCEDIRATNPCVTADTRLHTQFGQVPIGELYQRGEALRVSVDKRALDTGDKGTETRPAVAVFKTADQADVYRVTTREGYEIKATEWHDFYTQRGKIPLKEVKVGDQLWVQSGKGQFGPEGNAKLGTLLGLIAGDGHFTNRGKGNEAVSVNFWGADRTLAAATAEYVNELIAHSAKNGRQCQVAPVAVAERQHVFIRSVILARLLEHYGFTKNTKLKVPEVVWRGSEACVKGYLRGLFQADGTVQRDDKNAYCTIRLASGEPQLLKDVQMLLSNMGIFCRILKRRNAGKRWLPDGRGGQKAYQCKADHELLIGSDSRDRFMQEIGFLTDTKNQKYQEWHSMRSSAVKTSYTTTVKSIEYIGREAVFDTTQNDKNNLIFNGLVTGNCGEQPLPPEGACLLGSINLTRFVIEPFGEAPRFDWERYREVVAIFTRMLDNVVEIAGLPLPEQQREIEAKRRHGMGFLGLGSTMTMLRIPYGSQASLEFTEEVSRHLAIEGWKQALELSREKGMAPVLEEEHTLTPKMLRERPQLKKDGYEVGDKVPGRILHARYSAYMKKVAALEPELVSALAEHGARFTHHSSIAPTGTISLSMGNNASNGIEPSFSHRYYRNVIQTGKKTKEQVEVVSFELAAYRHFITADAVESDLPDYFITADSVTPEQHVAVQAAAQQWVDSAISKTVNVPTEFPFEQFQDLYLQAYESRLKGCTTFRFNPEAFQGVLVREDDLKNTTYEFELENGETVALKGNETVLYDGEEHNAANLFDALKEGTYGKW; encoded by the coding sequence ATGAGTACTGCTGCCAAGGCTGTTACAACATCCAACGATGTGCCGCTGCAGGTACCTTCGCGGGAAATCTGGGATGCCAAATACCGCCTCAAGGATCGTCACGGCGTGCCGGTAGACGCCGATGTAAATGCCACCTTCGAGCGGGTCGCGCGGACACTTTCCGCGGTAGAAGGCGACGCGGCCAGCCACTGGCTACCCAAGTTTCGCTGGGCGCTTGCCAACGGCGCGGTACCCGCCGGGCGGATTCTCTCCAACGCCGGCGCAGAGGCCTACAAGCCGGCGGTGAGTTTGATCAACTGCACCGTGTCGCGCACCATCCGCGACTCCATGCGCGATATTCTGGATTCCGTGGTCGACGCCGGCATGACGCTGAAATCCGGCGCCGGCATCGGCTATGACTTTTCCACGCTGCGCCACAAGGGCGCGTTCGTATTTGGCGCTGGTGCGGGCACCAACGGCCCGCTGGCGTTCATGGATATCTACGACAAGATGTGCTTCACCGTCGCCTCGGCCGGTGGGCGGCGCGGCGCGCAGATGGGTACCTTCGACGTCGGCCATCCCGACGTGCGCGAGTTTATTCAGGCCAAGCGCGAAGCCGGCCGCCTGCGCCAGTTCAACCTGAGCCTGTTGATCACCGACGAGTTCATGGAAGCGGTCAAGCAAGGCGCTGACTGGCCGCTGGCATTTCCGCTGCATCCCGGCGAAAAAGACGATGTTCAGGCCGAGGATCTCATCTACCGTGACTGGCCGGTTATCGAAGACGGCTACAGCGTGGACGGCGAAGGCCGCGTGGCTTGCCGTATCGTTGAGGTGGTTCGCGCCCGCGAGCTGTGGGACACCATCATGGCCTCCACCTACGACTACGCCGAGCCGGGCTTTATCCTGATCGATCAGGTCAACCGTATGAACAACAACTGGTTCTGCGAAGACATCCGCGCGACCAACCCCTGCGTCACGGCGGATACGCGGCTGCATACCCAGTTCGGTCAGGTGCCGATTGGCGAGCTGTATCAGCGGGGCGAAGCGCTGCGGGTCAGCGTCGATAAAAGGGCGTTGGACACGGGCGATAAGGGCACCGAAACGCGCCCGGCCGTCGCGGTGTTCAAGACCGCCGATCAGGCTGACGTCTATCGCGTGACGACCCGCGAGGGCTATGAAATAAAGGCGACGGAGTGGCACGACTTTTATACCCAGCGAGGAAAAATTCCGCTGAAGGAGGTAAAGGTCGGGGATCAGCTCTGGGTGCAGTCGGGTAAAGGCCAGTTTGGCCCCGAAGGTAACGCGAAGCTGGGCACCTTGCTCGGGCTTATTGCCGGCGATGGTCATTTCACAAATCGCGGGAAGGGCAATGAAGCCGTGAGCGTCAACTTCTGGGGCGCGGATCGGACACTTGCCGCCGCGACGGCCGAATACGTCAACGAGTTGATCGCCCACTCCGCTAAAAACGGCCGTCAATGCCAGGTGGCGCCGGTCGCCGTCGCCGAGCGTCAACATGTGTTTATCCGCTCGGTCATTCTGGCACGGCTGCTGGAGCATTACGGCTTTACCAAGAATACCAAGCTCAAGGTTCCCGAAGTGGTCTGGCGCGGCAGCGAGGCTTGCGTCAAGGGCTACCTGCGCGGCTTATTTCAGGCGGATGGTACGGTACAGCGCGATGACAAGAATGCTTATTGCACGATTCGCTTGGCATCAGGTGAGCCGCAACTGCTTAAAGATGTGCAGATGCTACTCAGTAACATGGGTATCTTCTGTCGAATTTTGAAGCGCCGTAATGCGGGTAAGAGATGGCTTCCGGATGGGCGCGGTGGCCAGAAGGCGTATCAGTGTAAAGCCGATCATGAACTACTGATTGGATCAGATTCGCGAGACCGTTTCATGCAGGAAATCGGTTTCCTGACTGATACCAAGAATCAGAAGTATCAGGAGTGGCATAGCATGCGTTCGAGCGCCGTCAAAACGTCTTATACGACGACGGTAAAATCGATTGAATATATAGGGCGCGAGGCCGTTTTTGACACGACGCAAAATGATAAAAATAATCTAATTTTCAATGGGTTAGTGACAGGTAATTGCGGTGAGCAGCCATTACCGCCGGAGGGCGCCTGCCTGCTGGGGTCGATCAATCTGACGCGCTTTGTGATCGAGCCGTTTGGTGAGGCGCCGCGGTTTGACTGGGAGCGCTACCGTGAAGTCGTGGCGATCTTCACCCGCATGCTGGATAACGTGGTGGAAATCGCCGGCCTGCCGCTGCCCGAGCAGCAGCGCGAGATTGAAGCCAAGCGCCGCCATGGCATGGGATTTTTGGGGCTGGGCTCGACGATGACCATGCTCAGGATTCCCTACGGCTCGCAAGCGTCGCTTGAGTTCACCGAGGAAGTCAGCCGTCACCTGGCCATCGAAGGCTGGAAGCAGGCGCTTGAGCTTTCCCGCGAAAAGGGCATGGCGCCGGTGCTCGAGGAAGAGCATACGCTGACACCCAAGATGCTGCGCGAACGCCCGCAGCTGAAAAAAGACGGCTATGAGGTCGGCGACAAGGTGCCCGGGCGCATTCTTCACGCGCGCTATAGCGCCTACATGAAAAAAGTTGCCGCGCTCGAGCCTGAGCTGGTCAGCGCGCTGGCCGAGCACGGCGCGCGCTTTACCCATCACAGCTCGATTGCGCCCACCGGCACGATCTCGCTGTCCATGGGCAATAACGCCTCCAACGGCATTGAGCCGTCGTTTTCGCACCGTTACTACCGCAACGTCATCCAGACCGGTAAAAAGACCAAGGAACAGGTGGAAGTGGTCTCGTTCGAGCTGGCCGCCTACCGCCACTTCATCACCGCCGACGCAGTGGAAAGCGATCTGCCGGATTATTTCATCACCGCCGACAGCGTCACACCCGAGCAGCACGTCGCCGTGCAGGCCGCCGCCCAGCAGTGGGTGGACTCGGCCATTTCGAAAACGGTCAACGTGCCCACTGAGTTCCCCTTCGAGCAGTTTCAAGACCTGTACCTCCAGGCTTACGAAAGCCGCCTGAAGGGCTGCACGACCTTCCGCTTCAACCCCGAAGCGTTTCAAGGCGTGCTGGTACGCGAAGACGACCTGAAAAATACCACCTACGAGTTCGAGCTGGAAAACGGCGAAACCGTTGCGCTCAAAGGCAATGAAACGGTGCTTTACGACGGCGAGGAACACAACGCTGCCAACCTGTTTGATGCGCTGAAAGAAGGCACCTATGGCAAGTGGTAA